One Desulfobulbus oligotrophicus DNA segment encodes these proteins:
- a CDS encoding radical SAM protein encodes MQFEGTTYRPPMEADNMLLQVTVGCAHNKCTFCNMYRDVRFRVIDLEQIERDLIEARQIYRQAKRIFLVNGDAFVLPAHRLVAIAQRINHYFPECTTITMYASIRDIRTKTDAQLRELKSYGINDLYIGIESGCESVVQRLNKGHSVAEAKKELARLNTVGINHMALLMLGVAGKGNGMENARQTALFLNETKPKLIWAGTLALFNGTELHQATQRGEFQPPTEYEILEEEKELLRSIRLDDVPFYGNHPTNLVKLYGLLPRDSMQMIQAIDRAIEHYGKQTLLTTFDRSSL; translated from the coding sequence ATGCAGTTTGAAGGAACCACCTACAGACCACCAATGGAAGCAGACAACATGCTGCTGCAGGTAACAGTCGGATGTGCGCACAACAAGTGCACGTTTTGCAACATGTACCGTGATGTCAGGTTTCGGGTAATAGACCTGGAGCAGATAGAGCGCGATCTCATCGAAGCGCGTCAGATCTACCGGCAGGCCAAACGTATCTTTCTGGTCAATGGTGATGCCTTTGTACTGCCTGCCCACCGCCTTGTTGCCATTGCCCAGCGCATCAACCATTACTTTCCTGAATGTACCACCATCACCATGTACGCATCTATTCGGGACATTCGCACCAAAACAGATGCCCAGTTACGCGAGCTTAAATCATACGGCATAAATGACCTCTATATCGGCATTGAATCGGGTTGTGAAAGCGTGGTACAACGCCTCAACAAAGGGCACTCGGTTGCTGAAGCCAAAAAAGAACTTGCGCGACTGAACACGGTGGGTATCAACCATATGGCCCTGCTCATGTTAGGTGTTGCCGGCAAAGGTAACGGGATGGAGAATGCCCGCCAAACAGCGTTGTTTTTAAATGAGACAAAACCAAAACTGATCTGGGCCGGTACGCTTGCACTCTTTAACGGCACAGAGTTACACCAGGCAACTCAACGAGGCGAATTTCAACCACCGACCGAGTATGAGATCCTTGAAGAGGAAAAAGAGCTCCTTCGCAGTATCCGGTTAGACGATGTTCCCTTTTATGGCAACCATCCCACAAACCTGGTCAAACTGTACGGTCTGCTGCCGCGAGACAGCATGCAAATGATCCAGGCCATTGATCGTGCCATTGAACACTATGGAAAACAGACCCTTTTAACAACCTTTGACAGAAGCTCTCTCTGA
- a CDS encoding IS630 family transposase produces MARKHEKFTITDEQRQDLEALLRSPKTAQDLASRAKIILLTASGKTAEDLIVELGTTFRTIYRWRKRFKEYGIHGLVDRPRSGQPKKLTDATVKEVLRMTVECIPHEATHWSVRLMAKAAKVTTWQVRQIWNAADLKPHRLKNFKISNDPNFAEKVIDIVGLYMNPPENAAVFSVDEKTQIQALDRTQPMLPMRPGQIERRTHDYKRNGTTNLYAAFDILTGQVLGRTTKRHRAKEFLDFLRQLNRAVPAEVALHVILDNSSTHKTADVMQWLKAHPRFTFHFTPTSASWLNAVESWFGQLERRAIHRGVFTSVKDLRDEIHRFIKQHNNRSAKPFTWTKTAAVILEKVSKLKDDTNRTGH; encoded by the coding sequence ATGGCACGCAAACACGAGAAATTTACGATAACAGACGAACAACGCCAAGACCTTGAGGCGTTGTTGCGCTCACCGAAAACAGCCCAAGATCTGGCATCTCGGGCCAAGATTATCCTCTTAACGGCATCAGGTAAAACTGCCGAGGATTTGATTGTCGAATTAGGGACAACTTTTCGCACAATCTATCGATGGAGGAAACGATTTAAAGAGTATGGCATCCACGGGCTTGTCGATCGTCCTCGTAGCGGCCAGCCAAAAAAACTGACCGATGCAACGGTCAAAGAAGTTTTGCGGATGACAGTTGAGTGCATTCCTCATGAGGCAACCCATTGGAGTGTTCGCCTTATGGCCAAAGCCGCCAAGGTCACCACGTGGCAGGTGCGACAGATATGGAATGCAGCCGATTTAAAACCGCATCGGCTTAAAAATTTCAAAATCAGCAATGATCCGAATTTTGCTGAAAAAGTAATCGATATTGTTGGCCTGTACATGAATCCACCTGAAAATGCGGCTGTGTTTTCCGTTGATGAGAAAACGCAGATTCAAGCGTTGGATCGTACCCAGCCAATGTTGCCCATGCGGCCCGGCCAGATTGAGCGTCGCACGCATGATTACAAACGAAATGGCACCACCAATTTATACGCTGCCTTCGACATTTTAACCGGACAAGTGCTTGGCCGAACAACCAAAAGGCATCGAGCCAAGGAGTTTCTCGACTTCTTGCGGCAGTTGAATAGGGCCGTTCCAGCCGAGGTTGCCCTCCATGTCATACTGGACAACAGCAGTACCCATAAAACGGCAGATGTGATGCAATGGCTCAAGGCTCACCCTCGGTTTACGTTCCATTTCACACCAACCAGTGCATCATGGCTGAATGCGGTTGAAAGCTGGTTCGGCCAACTGGAGCGCAGAGCCATCCACCGAGGGGTGTTTACAAGTGTCAAAGATCTCAGAGATGAAATCCACCGCTTCATCAAGCAGCACAATAACAGATCGGCCAAGCCATTCACATGGACAAAGACTGCAGCGGTGATACTTGAAAAGGTCTCAAAATTAAAAGACGACACTAACCGCACGGGGCACTAG
- a CDS encoding IS630 family transposase, with translation MARRHEKFTITDEQRQDLEALLRSPKTAQDLASRAKIILLTASGKTAEDLIVELGTTFRTIYRWRKRFKEYGIHGLVDRPRSGQPKKLTDATVKEVLRMTVECIPHEATHWSVRLMAKAAKVTTWQVRQIWNAADLKPHRLKNFKISNDPNFAEKVIDIVGLYMNPPENAAVFSVDEKTQIQALDRTQPMLPMRPGQIERRTHDYKRNGTTNLYAAFDILTGQVLGRTTKRHRAKEFLDFLRQLNRAVPAEVALHVILDNSSTHKTADVMQWLKAHPRFTFHFTPTSTSWLNAVESWFGQLERRAIHRGVFTSVKDLRDEIHRFIKQHNNRSAKPFTWTKTAAVILEKVSKLKDDTNRTGH, from the coding sequence ATGGCACGCAGACACGAGAAATTTACGATAACAGACGAACAACGCCAAGACCTTGAGGCGTTGTTGCGCTCACCGAAAACAGCCCAAGATCTGGCATCTCGGGCCAAGATTATCCTCTTAACGGCATCAGGTAAAACTGCCGAGGATTTGATTGTCGAATTAGGGACAACTTTTCGTACAATCTATCGATGGAGGAAACGATTTAAAGAGTATGGCATCCACGGGCTTGTCGATCGTCCTCGTAGCGGCCAGCCCAAAAAACTGACCGATGCAACGGTCAAAGAAGTTTTGCGGATGACAGTTGAGTGCATTCCTCATGAGGCAACCCATTGGAGTGTTCGCCTTATGGCCAAAGCCGCCAAGGTCACCACGTGGCAGGTGCGACAGATATGGAATGCAGCCGATTTAAAACCGCATCGGCTTAAAAATTTCAAAATCAGCAATGATCCGAATTTTGCTGAGAAAGTAATCGATATTGTTGGCCTGTACATGAATCCACCTGAAAATGCGGCTGTGTTTTCCGTTGATGAGAAAACGCAGATTCAAGCGTTGGATCGTACCCAGCCAATGTTGCCCATGCGGCCCGGCCAGATTGAGCGTCGCACGCATGATTACAAACGAAATGGCACCACCAATTTATACGCTGCCTTCGACATTTTAACCGGACAAGTGCTTGGCCGAACAACCAAAAGGCATCGAGCCAAGGAGTTTCTCGACTTCTTGCGGCAGTTGAATAGGGCCGTTCCAGCCGAGGTTGCCCTCCATGTCATACTGGACAACAGCAGTACCCATAAAACGGCAGATGTGATGCAATGGCTCAAGGCCCACCCTCGGTTTACGTTCCATTTCACACCAACCAGTACATCATGGCTGAATGCGGTTGAAAGCTGGTTCGGCCAACTGGAGCGCAGAGCCATCCACCGAGGGGTGTTTACAAGTGTCAAAGATCTCAGAGATGAAATCCACCGCTTCATCAAGCAGCACAATAACAGATCGGCCAAGCCATTCACATGGACAAAGACTGCAGCGGTGATACTTGAAAAGGTCTCAAAATTAAAAGACGACACTAACCGCACGGGACACTAG